The following are from one region of the Camarhynchus parvulus chromosome 3, STF_HiC, whole genome shotgun sequence genome:
- the GEN1 gene encoding flap endonuclease GEN homolog 1 → MGVTYLWQILEPVRQPVNISSLRGKTLAVDLSLWVCEAQTVKKMVGVVTKPHLRNLFFRFSFFTSMGIKLVFVMEGEAPRLKADTMSKRNEMRYGPSKKAGAVRTGRSLFTAMLKECLELLECLGVPWVQAAGEAEAMCAYLNSKGLVDGCITNDGDVFLYGAQTVYRNFAMNAKDPHLDSYTMSSIKEKLSCDRESLIGLAVLLGCDYLPKGVPGVGKEQALKLIETLQGQNLLQRFEQWKEQFQHDDNPRLVVKRVIHCSECHHPGSYKEHEHNGCKFCGSVRCCKPSDSKHCCPCAWHQWERVKQANAAEDSIRKKAMSCEGFPFSEVIQEFLVNKNKLINIKECQRPNLLSFQLFASEKMEWTKHYACKKLLALLTRYDMIQRKSGNIDSKQLQAIRIVKTRVKNGIPCFEIEWQKPEHYVDPEDEPVELFVVTVEEESLFQAAYPDVVALYQVEKSDILQKKQKKKKDRSEEKELPNSYAEITSLLSQINLKPTHRILPVQHSMSDTKSPPEDQTQQRSTGSKDAALPSASCITSVHVSTSAAALADSSVPSQCTYSAMSSSSFIPGLQLSPTDGKGTSFSTTTAHEGDDHDPAADLTTCIKYSHPLSHETVRNSSEYTDITQSDMHSDSEDDLFTNNPVGQIQEWSLRERILKKAPIPSQPLSEDTVQLESWNCFKQTREALNPDRNHVSSSCQLNNPEQENKNVLSENSTSESSLHIYQDAYKKADILAETAQKDPSRSESASLACSGKTTETLHPGCEMLPASQKPADATVCQIKEACIETTWKVSSKKSVCQNRCSASEDSDDGHVDKILVYEQQKRQLNPGQFKKCFTKKKGSIVTSKRTNSDSALTIKGKNKMTNLKKAANRFSVQVAPKPSSVEEVNCSQSPERPIERLGSDPTEQEKSAVLTSAWADSPLPLYERLKGRIKIS, encoded by the exons ATGGGAGTGACTTACCTGTGGCAAATCCTTGAGCCTGTGAGGCAACCTGTCAACATAAGTAGTCTCAGAGGGAAAACACTTGCTGTTGATTTAAGCTTGTGGGTTTGTGAAGCACAGACTGTTAAAAAGATGGTTGGAGTAGTTACCAAGCCACATCTCAG aaaccttttttttcgGTTCTCTTTCTTTACATCAATGGGAATTAAACTCGTGTTTGTCATGGAAGGAGAGGCCCCCAGGCTGAAAGCAGACACCATGAGCAAGAGGAATGAGATGCGCTATGGGCCTTCGAAGAAAGCTGGAGCTGTAAGAACAGGGAGATCTTTATTTACAGCCATGTTAAAAGAG TGTCTTGAACTACTGGAGTGTTTAGGTGTCCCTTGGGTTCaagcagctggagaggcagaggcAATGTGTGCCTACCTAAATTCAAAAGGACTTGTTGATGGCTGCATTACCAATGATGGAGATGTTTTCTTGTATGGAGCTCAAACAGTTTATAGAAACTTTGCCATGAATGCTAAG GATCCACATCTTGACAGTTACACAATGTCCTCTATTAAGGAAAAACTCAGTTGTGACAGAGAGTCTTTGATTGGGCTAGCAGTTCTTCTGGGCTGTGATTATCTTCCAAAG GGGGTTCCAGGAGTTGGGAAGGAACAAGCTTTAAAGTTAATTGAGACTCTGCAAGGTCAAAACTTACTGCAAAG GTTTGAGCAGTGGAAGGAACAATTTCAGCATGATGATAATCCACGTTTGGTTGTTAAAAGGGTAATTCACTGTTCAGAGTGCCATCATCCAG GATCTTACAAGGAACACGAGCACAATGGATGTAAATTCTGTGGAAGTGTGAGATGCTGCAAACCCAGCGACTCCAAGCACTGCTGCCCCTGTGCATGGCATCAGTGGGAGCGAGTGAAACAAGCAAATGCAGCGGAGGACAGTATCAGAAA AAAAGCCATGAGCTGTGAGGGCTTTCCATTTTCTGAG GTTATCCAAGAGTTTCTTGTAAACAAGAATAAATTGATCAACATAAAGGAATGTCAAAGGCCAAATTTATTGTCCTTTCAG TTATTTGCTTCAGAGAAGATGGAATGGACCAAACATTATGCTTGTAAAAAGCTGTTAGCACTTTTGACACGTTATGATATGATCCAGAGAAAATCTGGAAACATTGACTCAAAACAACTGCAGGCAATACG GATTGTTAAGACACGTGTTAAAAATGGAATTCCTTGTTTTGAAATTGAATGGCAAAAACCAG aacatTATGTTGATCCAGAAGATGAGCCTGTGGAGTTATTTGTAGTCACGGTAGAAGAAGAGTCTTTGTTTCAGGCTGCTTATCCTGATGTCGTTGCCCTCTATCAAGTGGAAAAGTCAGACATTcttcagaagaaacagaaaa aaaagaaagacagatcagaagaaaaggaattacCAAATTCTTATGCTGAAATTACCAGTCTTCTGtctcaaattaatttaaagccTACACACAGAATTCTTCCTGTGCAACACTCCATGTCAGATACAAAATCTCCCCCAGAAGATCAGACACAGCAGAGAAGTACTGGATCAAAAGATGCAGCGTTACCTTCAGCTTCCTGCATAACATCAGTTCATGTGTCAacatcagcagctgctcttgctgACTCATCTGTGCCCTCACAGTGCACTTATTCAGCGATGTCATCCTCTTCCTTTATACCTGGTCTGCAGCTGAGCCCTACTGATGGGAAAGGAACCTCCTTCAGCACTACAACAGCCCATGAAGGTGATGACCATGATCCAGCAGCTGACTTAACCACATGCATAAAATACTCACATCCACTAAGTCATGAAACAGTAAGAAATAGCTCAGAGTATACTGATATTACACAGTCTGATATGCATTCTGATAGTGAAGATGATTTGTTCACAAATAATCCTGTGGGACAAATTCAGGAGTGGTCTTTAAGAGAGAGAATACTTAAGAAGGCTCCCATTCCATCACAGCCTTTGTCTGAAGATACAGTGCAACTGGAGTCTTGGAattgttttaaacaaacaagAGAAGCATTGAATCCTGATAGAAATCATGTCTCTTCCTCATGTCAGTTAAATaatccagagcaggaaaataaaaatgttctatCAGAAAACTCTACTAGTGAATCCAGCCTACATATCTATCAAGATGCGTATAAAAAAGCTGACATCCTGGCTGAAACGGCGCAAAAAGACCCTTCTAGAAGTGAATCAGCATCTCTAGCCTGCAGTGGGAAAACAACAGAGACACTTCATCCTGGGTGTGAAATGCTTCCAGCATCTCAAAAGCCAGCAGATGCAACTGTCTGTCAAATTAAAGAAGCTTGTATTGAAACTACTTGGAAAGTTTCTTCTAAGAAGAGTGTCTGTCAGAACAGATGCTCTGCCAGCGAAGACAGTGATGATGGGCATGTGGATAAAATCCTGGTTTATGAGCAGCAGAAAAGGCAACTGAACCCTGGCCAGtttaagaaatgttttacaaagaaaaagggTAGCATTGTTACTAGCAAAAGGACAAACAGTGACTCAGCCCTTACAATTAAGGGGAAGAATAAAATGACCAATTTAAAGAAAGCTGCCAACAGATTCTCAGTGCAAGTAGCTCCAAAACCATCCTCTGTAGAGGAAGTTAATTGTTCCCAAAGTCCAGAGAGACCAATTGAAAGATTGGGTTCTGACCCCACAGAGCAAGAGAAAAGTGCTGTTCTGACTTCTGCATGGGCAGACAGTCCCCTTCCCCTGTATGAAAGACTGAAAGGAAGAATCAAAATCAGTTAG